Proteins encoded within one genomic window of Brachybacterium muris:
- the coaD gene encoding pantetheine-phosphate adenylyltransferase has product MRTVVLPGSFDPYTLGHRDLTRRAAAIAEHVVIAVTHNPSKKGLLDLEARTGAITASLKADGLDSTVEVRTLGSGLLVDFCREVGAGAVVRGLRSQLDLAYEEPMARMNHHLAGVDTIFLLTEARYSHISSSLVREVHTLGGDVSDMLPEPSLDALAAAGNVS; this is encoded by the coding sequence ATGCGCACCGTCGTCCTGCCCGGTTCCTTCGACCCCTACACCCTGGGCCACCGCGACCTCACCCGGCGGGCCGCCGCGATCGCCGAGCACGTGGTCATCGCCGTCACCCACAACCCCTCCAAGAAGGGGCTGCTGGACCTCGAGGCCCGCACCGGCGCCATCACCGCGTCCCTCAAGGCCGACGGGCTCGACTCCACCGTCGAGGTGCGCACCCTGGGCAGCGGGCTGCTGGTGGACTTCTGCCGCGAGGTGGGGGCGGGCGCCGTGGTGCGCGGCCTGCGCTCCCAGCTCGACCTCGCCTACGAGGAGCCGATGGCCCGCATGAACCACCACCTGGCCGGCGTGGACACCATCTTCCTGCTCACCGAGGCCCGCTACTCCCACATCTCCTCCAGCCTGGTGCGAGAAGTGCACACGCTGGGCGGTGACGTGTCCGACATGCTCCCCGAGCCCTCCCTGGACGCGCTCGCCGCGGCAGGGAACGTATCCTGA
- a CDS encoding GNAT family N-acetyltransferase, whose amino-acid sequence MQLVRPAEHIDLEQCRAGMRQRAEDDRGSGPERMADDSESVSGAHRLRPGSMSRPTPSARNGGNSIDRPRSTREHDPMPITSRAIDHQAVLDFIVEQQQSPATACAYLGTDAESIKDDLKGLDQPWTETLHISTAEDGRLTGAVVIEWDEELARSWVYGPWMEQDAWVAHGPALLGTVTSLAPVGDHEMYADVAHREMAELATRCGWRHREANFEYSRTAPVPANELDLQIRPATAEDLPRVRALHEAEFPGTYASAVELLDRAGRYSTLVLDDGDGVRGYVAYQHQGRDGVYLDFITVDPTARRAGIGELLITAAQQCTGRQRIELTVDENRAGARAFYEALGFDQVAATRPYRSPRPNMWAH is encoded by the coding sequence GTGCAGCTCGTCCGACCGGCCGAGCACATCGATCTGGAGCAGTGCCGGGCAGGCATGCGCCAGCGCGCCGAGGACGACCGCGGAAGCGGCCCAGAGAGGATGGCCGACGACAGCGAGAGCGTCAGCGGCGCACATAGATTGCGACCGGGGTCGATGTCCCGCCCGACTCCTTCAGCTCGGAACGGCGGAAACTCGATTGACCGGCCCCGGTCCACCCGCGAGCATGATCCGATGCCCATCACATCACGTGCGATCGACCATCAAGCCGTGCTCGACTTCATCGTCGAACAGCAGCAGTCGCCGGCCACCGCCTGCGCCTATCTCGGGACGGACGCCGAGAGCATCAAAGACGACCTCAAGGGCCTGGACCAGCCGTGGACCGAGACGCTCCACATCTCCACTGCCGAGGATGGACGCCTCACGGGCGCCGTCGTCATCGAATGGGACGAGGAGCTGGCTCGCTCCTGGGTGTACGGGCCCTGGATGGAGCAGGACGCCTGGGTCGCGCACGGTCCCGCCCTGCTGGGCACCGTCACCTCCCTCGCCCCCGTAGGAGATCACGAGATGTACGCGGATGTCGCCCACCGGGAGATGGCCGAGCTGGCGACCCGCTGCGGGTGGCGACACAGGGAGGCCAACTTCGAGTACTCCCGCACCGCCCCCGTTCCGGCGAACGAGCTGGACCTGCAAATCCGTCCCGCCACCGCTGAGGACCTGCCCCGGGTCCGTGCGTTGCATGAAGCGGAGTTCCCCGGTACCTACGCGAGCGCGGTCGAACTCCTGGATCGTGCCGGCCGCTACTCGACGCTGGTCCTCGATGACGGGGATGGGGTGCGTGGCTACGTTGCGTACCAGCACCAGGGTCGCGATGGCGTGTACCTCGACTTCATCACGGTGGATCCCACGGCGCGCCGGGCAGGAATCGGGGAACTGCTGATCACCGCTGCCCAGCAGTGCACGGGCAGGCAGCGGATCGAGTTGACTGTCGACGAGAACCGCGCCGGGGCACGAGCGTTCTACGAGGCGCTCGGCTTCGACCAGGTGGCGGCGACGCGACCGTACCGTTCGCCACGACCGAACATGTGGGCGCACTAG
- a CDS encoding GNAT family N-acetyltransferase yields MDSERSAVASLAGRGYGTEYAAALMAIAFDGLGVRRVEANCFADNLASRRLMEKIGMRLEGHFREDSLHRSGRWLDGMSFALLASEYRSSPAES; encoded by the coding sequence GTGGACTCTGAGCGCAGCGCCGTCGCCTCCCTCGCCGGGCGCGGCTACGGCACCGAGTACGCCGCTGCACTGATGGCGATCGCCTTCGACGGCCTGGGTGTGCGCCGGGTCGAGGCCAACTGCTTCGCCGACAACCTCGCCTCGAGGCGCCTCATGGAGAAGATCGGGATGCGGCTGGAAGGGCACTTCCGCGAGGATTCCCTGCACCGCAGCGGCCGCTGGCTGGACGGCATGAGCTTCGCCCTGCTGGCGAGCGAGTACCGTTCCTCGCCGGCTGAGTCGTGA
- a CDS encoding GNAT family N-acetyltransferase: MSIPLPLTTDRLTLRTYLPSDMQALLAYYSDPEVARYLLDDPWTPQHAEQQMEQQLTRTGLDCESRSLAVVVEHQGAVIGDLAIWLNDGTGQKAEIGWVFSPQAAGKGFAAEAAAALIDAAFTHHDLHRIEAQMDARNDASARLCKRLGMQREAHLRENWWMKGEWTSTLVYGVLASER; encoded by the coding sequence ATGTCGATCCCTCTGCCGCTGACTACCGACCGCCTCACCCTGCGCACCTACCTGCCCAGCGACATGCAGGCCCTGTTGGCGTACTACTCGGACCCGGAGGTGGCGCGGTACCTGCTGGATGATCCGTGGACGCCGCAGCACGCGGAGCAGCAGATGGAGCAGCAGCTGACCCGCACCGGTCTGGACTGCGAATCCCGCTCCCTGGCCGTGGTGGTCGAGCACCAGGGCGCGGTGATCGGGGACCTCGCGATCTGGTTGAACGACGGCACCGGCCAGAAGGCCGAGATCGGCTGGGTGTTCTCACCGCAGGCCGCCGGCAAGGGCTTCGCCGCGGAAGCCGCGGCCGCACTGATCGACGCCGCCTTCACCCACCACGACCTGCACCGCATCGAGGCGCAGATGGACGCCCGCAACGACGCTTCGGCCCGGCTGTGCAAGCGGCTGGGGATGCAGCGGGAGGCGCACCTGCGGGAGAACTGGTGGATGAAGGGCGAGTGGACCAGCACCCTGGTGTACGGGGTGCTGGCCAGCGAGCGCTGA
- a CDS encoding Beta-galactosidase C-terminal domain — translation MCIGRRWHTRGHERRLLAGQAWYVGSDLDLEGLATVFEGAYAAAGIEVPDLPTDVEVLQRHGEDGTRYVVVLNHTTQDHTLTIPGTSGEITIEAGESQTLVIEA, via the coding sequence ATGTGTATCGGCAGGCGGTGGCACACTCGAGGACATGAACGACGACTACTCGCCGGCCAGGCCTGGTACGTCGGCTCGGACCTGGACCTGGAGGGGCTCGCCACCGTGTTCGAGGGCGCCTATGCCGCGGCCGGGATCGAGGTGCCGGACCTCCCTACCGATGTCGAGGTGCTGCAGCGCCACGGCGAGGACGGCACCCGCTACGTGGTGGTGCTGAACCACACCACGCAGGACCACACCCTCACGATCCCTGGTACCTCCGGCGAGATCACGATCGAGGCGGGGGAGAGCCAGACCCTCGTCATCGAGGCCTGA
- a CDS encoding phosphatase PAP2 family protein, translating into MADRSASAGIAHSPEGRRTVGMLALVLLAIAGLSAVAVWGAGEILEAVGERDGVALWDRPVLDWAIGQRRPGPVSALLWFTNAGGPIWQPIIMAALALFLWWRWRNPTPFVLIAMAEVGAVLISSTTKRVVDRARPPQIDAVPPFEVSPSFPSGHTMQAFAAATIIAYLLIRYLWDRPRWLQAMIGLLALAYACLMGFSRVFLGYHWLTDVLAAAMLGIAWSAVVIACHRVWLRRSRSRPRQRLEHRTARSSDPDDTMTA; encoded by the coding sequence ATGGCTGACAGGAGTGCGTCGGCCGGGATCGCCCACTCCCCCGAGGGCCGCCGCACCGTCGGCATGCTGGCGCTGGTGCTGCTCGCTATTGCGGGCCTCTCAGCCGTCGCCGTGTGGGGCGCGGGTGAGATCCTCGAAGCGGTCGGTGAACGTGACGGGGTCGCTTTGTGGGACCGCCCGGTCCTGGACTGGGCGATCGGGCAGCGCCGCCCCGGCCCGGTCTCCGCCCTTTTGTGGTTCACCAACGCCGGCGGCCCGATCTGGCAGCCGATCATCATGGCAGCGCTGGCGCTATTCCTGTGGTGGCGGTGGCGCAACCCCACCCCGTTCGTGCTGATCGCGATGGCCGAGGTGGGCGCTGTCCTCATCTCCTCCACGACCAAGCGGGTGGTGGACCGTGCGCGCCCGCCCCAGATCGACGCGGTGCCACCGTTCGAGGTCTCGCCCAGCTTCCCCAGCGGCCACACGATGCAGGCGTTCGCGGCAGCCACGATCATCGCCTACCTGCTGATCCGCTACCTGTGGGACCGGCCCCGTTGGCTGCAGGCGATGATCGGCCTGCTCGCGCTGGCCTACGCCTGCCTGATGGGTTTCTCCCGGGTGTTCCTGGGCTACCACTGGCTGACCGACGTGCTGGCAGCGGCCATGCTGGGCATCGCCTGGTCCGCGGTGGTGATCGCCTGCCACCGCGTGTGGCTCAGGCGCAGTCGCTCTCGTCCCCGCCAGCGACTGGAGCACCGAACAGCTCGGTCGTCGGATCCGGATGACACCATGACCGCATGA
- a CDS encoding DEAD/DEAH box helicase → MSETPPAPYVSEQSILHLVGAQSAQRGKLITRTGAASIVEWELTDADGTRGVLTGTVQGTQPHPYTTVVHLKAGTEVRSLGVTGWEPYRSTCSCPVQQDCKHAAALLYVATAQAMRERLAGPRRGATPRAGASPSDAAPALQDRGLSAQERPSRGRPAPATPTWRELLGPLVHGGTSPVPSEPLAFGVELRTEYGGFGFSRFGAQPATLQDIREGASLHAGLRLLRPGTRENWIKGGLTWKKFQYSSPFPAIRSDHASLVSRIVRLQLAESTYGVDPGELLRLDSFTPDGWALLCEARRLGIDFVGQGVLSHIEWAEPVTAALDVRRAGAGLRLSTVATTAEDATRTDLRPAGPGGFIAVLPNEDSPQSARLQLAPAAEPVPEALRALFRRHEQVEIPAEETQDFLEDYTPQLRSTMSLRSTDGSVTFPDPVPPRLQLVVRHRRGDLTDLEWQWVYTAPRRVLPLHRTGRITRSAVGRDLDHEEQVLAEVRALWPRAFGADEATLHDVEGAAFVEHVLPRIATLPDVDVIEHGKRPGYQELTGTPHLRIVQVESPRTDRTDWFDLGFEITIGEHLVPFTAIFKALSQGRKSVLLPDKTYAKLDHPTFDKLRELLIEAESMPEWEPEAPAIGRHQVTFWEEFEDLADESATAVAWRRSVGALTDLQEIPVPAPPPGLEAILRPYQHEGFAWLTFLYEQGLGGILADDMGLGKTIQTLALFLHARGAGPSSAPPFLVVAPSSVLSVWESEAARFAPGLDLRVLPTTTAKRGTPLATAVEGADVVVTSYALLRLDQEEYTALDWQGLVLDEAQFVKNRIAKAHRAAAEVRAPFRLAITGTPMENSLTDLWSLLSLTAPGLFPSMPRFREEYVKPIEKHDGTAPARTRADQRMSRLRRRIRPFVLRRTKDVVATDLPEKQEQVVRVPLEPKHRRLYEQVLQRERQKLLGLVEDLDRNRFIVFRSLTLLRMLALDPAIVDQEHAAVPSSKLEALMGKLEEVLAEGHRVIVFSQFTSFLSRVAERLEQQQVPFSYLDGSTDDRAGAIASFREGELPVFLISLKAGGFGLTLTEADYVFLLDPWWNPAAEAQAVDRAHRIGQQRTVMVYRMVAENTIEEKVVALQERKAALFSSLTDGDSAFQSVLSAEDVRDLLQD, encoded by the coding sequence ATGAGCGAAACGCCACCGGCCCCCTATGTGAGCGAGCAGTCCATCCTGCACCTGGTGGGTGCCCAGAGCGCGCAGCGGGGAAAGCTGATCACGCGCACGGGAGCGGCCTCCATCGTGGAGTGGGAGCTCACCGATGCCGACGGCACCCGGGGCGTGCTCACCGGCACTGTCCAGGGGACGCAGCCCCACCCGTACACCACGGTGGTGCACCTGAAGGCCGGCACGGAGGTCCGCAGCCTCGGCGTGACCGGATGGGAGCCGTACCGATCCACCTGCTCCTGCCCCGTGCAGCAGGACTGCAAGCACGCGGCCGCCCTGCTGTACGTCGCCACCGCCCAGGCGATGCGGGAACGGCTGGCGGGGCCCCGCCGCGGCGCCACCCCCCGCGCCGGCGCCTCCCCCTCGGACGCGGCACCTGCTCTGCAGGACCGCGGTCTTTCTGCCCAGGAAAGACCCTCACGTGGCCGCCCCGCGCCCGCTACACCCACATGGCGGGAACTGCTGGGCCCGCTCGTGCACGGCGGCACCTCCCCCGTGCCCTCGGAACCGCTGGCCTTCGGGGTGGAGCTTCGCACCGAGTACGGCGGGTTCGGGTTCTCCCGCTTCGGTGCCCAGCCGGCCACGCTCCAGGACATCCGCGAGGGCGCTTCCCTGCACGCCGGGCTGCGGTTGCTGCGCCCGGGCACCCGGGAGAACTGGATCAAGGGCGGGCTGACCTGGAAGAAGTTCCAGTACAGCAGTCCTTTCCCCGCGATCCGCAGTGACCATGCCTCCCTCGTCTCCCGTATCGTTCGGCTGCAACTGGCCGAGAGCACCTACGGGGTGGACCCCGGGGAACTGCTGCGGCTGGACTCCTTCACCCCTGACGGCTGGGCCCTGCTCTGCGAGGCCCGCCGCCTCGGCATCGATTTCGTGGGCCAAGGGGTGCTCTCGCACATCGAGTGGGCCGAACCGGTCACCGCAGCCCTCGATGTCCGACGCGCAGGTGCGGGGCTCCGGTTGTCCACCGTCGCCACCACCGCCGAGGACGCGACCAGGACCGACCTGCGCCCGGCCGGGCCGGGCGGCTTCATCGCGGTGCTGCCGAACGAGGACTCCCCGCAGTCGGCGCGGCTGCAGTTGGCCCCGGCCGCCGAGCCAGTGCCGGAGGCCCTGCGGGCCCTGTTCCGCCGCCACGAGCAGGTGGAGATCCCGGCCGAGGAGACCCAGGACTTCCTGGAGGACTACACCCCGCAGCTGCGCAGCACGATGTCCCTTCGCAGCACCGACGGCTCCGTCACCTTCCCCGACCCGGTGCCGCCGCGCCTGCAGCTGGTGGTGCGCCACCGTCGCGGCGACCTCACCGACCTGGAGTGGCAGTGGGTGTACACCGCACCACGGCGCGTGCTGCCCCTTCATCGGACGGGCCGCATCACGCGCTCCGCCGTGGGCAGGGATCTGGACCACGAGGAGCAGGTGCTCGCCGAGGTGCGCGCCCTGTGGCCACGGGCGTTCGGTGCCGACGAGGCCACCCTGCACGACGTCGAGGGTGCCGCCTTCGTGGAGCATGTGCTGCCGCGGATTGCGACCCTGCCGGACGTGGACGTCATCGAGCACGGCAAGCGCCCCGGCTACCAGGAACTCACCGGCACCCCGCACCTTCGCATCGTCCAGGTCGAGAGCCCCCGCACGGACCGCACCGACTGGTTCGACCTCGGTTTCGAGATCACGATCGGCGAGCACCTGGTGCCCTTCACCGCGATCTTCAAGGCCCTCTCCCAGGGCAGGAAGTCCGTGCTGCTGCCGGACAAGACCTACGCGAAGCTGGACCACCCCACCTTCGACAAGCTGCGCGAGCTGCTGATCGAGGCGGAGTCCATGCCGGAGTGGGAGCCGGAGGCTCCTGCCATCGGCCGGCACCAGGTCACGTTCTGGGAGGAGTTCGAGGACCTCGCCGACGAGTCCGCCACCGCCGTGGCCTGGCGCCGCAGCGTGGGTGCCCTCACGGACCTCCAGGAGATCCCCGTCCCCGCCCCGCCGCCCGGCCTGGAAGCGATCCTGCGCCCGTATCAGCACGAGGGCTTCGCGTGGCTCACGTTCCTGTACGAGCAGGGGCTCGGCGGGATACTCGCCGACGACATGGGCCTGGGCAAGACCATCCAGACCCTCGCTCTGTTCCTCCACGCCCGCGGTGCCGGTCCATCGTCGGCCCCGCCGTTCCTGGTGGTCGCACCCAGTTCGGTGCTCTCGGTATGGGAGTCCGAGGCCGCCCGTTTCGCACCGGGACTTGATCTGCGAGTGCTGCCCACCACCACCGCCAAGCGCGGCACCCCGCTGGCCACGGCGGTCGAGGGAGCCGACGTGGTGGTCACCAGCTACGCCCTGCTGCGCCTGGACCAGGAGGAGTACACGGCCCTGGACTGGCAGGGCCTGGTGCTGGACGAGGCCCAGTTCGTCAAGAACCGCATCGCGAAGGCCCACCGCGCCGCTGCCGAGGTGCGGGCCCCGTTCCGGCTGGCGATCACCGGCACGCCGATGGAGAACTCGCTGACGGACCTGTGGTCTCTGCTGTCGCTGACCGCTCCCGGCCTGTTCCCGTCGATGCCGCGGTTCCGGGAGGAGTACGTCAAGCCGATCGAGAAGCACGACGGCACCGCACCTGCCCGCACCCGGGCCGATCAGCGGATGTCACGGCTGCGCCGTCGGATCCGGCCCTTCGTGCTGCGCCGTACCAAGGACGTGGTGGCCACGGACCTTCCCGAGAAGCAGGAACAGGTGGTGCGGGTCCCTCTGGAGCCCAAGCACCGCCGGCTCTACGAGCAGGTGCTGCAGCGTGAGCGGCAGAAGCTGCTGGGCCTGGTGGAGGACCTGGACCGCAACCGCTTCATCGTGTTCCGCTCCCTGACCCTCCTGCGGATGCTGGCCCTGGATCCGGCGATCGTGGACCAGGAGCACGCGGCGGTGCCCTCCTCGAAGCTGGAGGCGCTGATGGGCAAGCTCGAGGAGGTGCTGGCCGAGGGGCACCGGGTGATCGTGTTCAGCCAGTTCACCTCGTTCCTGAGCCGGGTCGCCGAACGGCTGGAGCAGCAGCAGGTGCCGTTCTCCTACCTCGACGGCTCCACAGACGACCGCGCCGGGGCCATCGCCTCGTTCCGCGAGGGCGAGCTGCCGGTGTTCCTGATCAGCCTGAAGGCCGGCGGGTTCGGCCTCACCCTGACCGAGGCCGATTACGTGTTCCTGCTGGACCCCTGGTGGAACCCGGCGGCGGAGGCCCAGGCCGTGGACCGCGCCCACCGCATCGGCCAGCAGCGCACCGTGATGGTGTACCGGATGGTCGCCGAGAACACCATCGAGGAGAAGGTGGTGGCGCTGCAGGAGCGCAAGGCCGCCCTGTTCAGCTCCCTGACCGACGGCGACTCCGCCTTCCAGAGCGTGCTGAGCGCCGAGGACGTGAGGGACCTGCTGCAGGACTGA
- a CDS encoding RsmD family RNA methyltransferase — translation MPRIIAGELGGRPIPGSAGKGTRPTTDRVREALFSRLAGWHAIDGARVLDLYAGTGALAFEALSRGARSALLVEAHGASAQQLRRSARALGLEDRTEVRAARAETMVDDLPAARVDGDDVPDGRAGTDAGAGWDLVFIDPPYEVATEAVESLLVTLLSALAPEAVVVVERSSRTRPISWPDGYADDGTKSYGETALQYGGPA, via the coding sequence ATGCCGCGCATCATCGCGGGCGAGCTGGGAGGCCGCCCCATACCCGGCAGCGCCGGCAAGGGCACCCGTCCCACCACCGACCGGGTGCGTGAGGCCCTGTTCTCCCGTCTGGCCGGCTGGCACGCGATCGACGGGGCCCGCGTGCTGGACCTCTATGCCGGCACCGGGGCCCTCGCCTTCGAGGCGCTCTCCCGCGGGGCCCGCAGCGCCCTGCTGGTGGAGGCGCACGGTGCGAGCGCCCAGCAGCTGCGACGCTCTGCCAGGGCGCTCGGGCTGGAGGACCGTACTGAGGTGAGGGCAGCGCGGGCCGAGACAATGGTCGATGACCTCCCCGCAGCGCGGGTCGATGGCGATGACGTGCCTGATGGGCGGGCGGGGACCGATGCCGGTGCCGGCTGGGACCTGGTGTTCATCGACCCGCCCTACGAGGTCGCCACCGAGGCCGTCGAATCGCTGCTGGTCACTCTGCTGTCGGCGCTGGCCCCCGAGGCGGTGGTGGTGGTGGAGCGCTCATCCCGCACCCGGCCGATCTCCTGGCCGGACGGTTACGCGGACGACGGCACCAAGAGCTACGGCGAGACGGCGCTGCAGTACGGCGGGCCGGCCTGA
- a CDS encoding ATP-dependent DNA helicase RecG: protein MSSRQKLPRLTPQLAAILAGKEATAMKQLGLLDLDTMLRQAPRRYVTPAPLEHLRNVHVGMEVSAEVRVVSVKERRMRSRHGTILEARVTDDTDDIPLTFFLYNPGQVAWHRRSLVPGKLLMVWGTVGWDKMGDRPQITHPQYEEFEDTDAGRIRARRPRPVYPLRKNIALATVRSAMRKALDHVENLEQPVPRELLDSRGIDRLPEAMRLLHQPLTWEDVDRGKRHLVYEEAFVLQTIFAQRRVADARTPAPALRAEGPLQPAFDQRLPFELTEGQQYVGQEIIERLERDHPTSVLLQGDVGSGKTVIALRAMLRAVDSGHQAALLAPTEVLAEQHHRTITDLLGDLSRAGQLDGHADATRVRLLTGSQRTAERRRTLLDVTSGEAGIVIGTHALLTESVEFASLGLVVIDEQHRFGVDHRRQLRTKGPGGASPHMVVMTATPIPRTAALATMGDLDVVTLRDRPGMRAGVESFVVHEDLPKWEQRMWQRAGEEVAAGRQVFVVCARIDETGTGGADTAEGTTPDPGPGDEAGADGGDTAGAGGAGPEGVLFDPDVGPEEAQLPARGVTETARRLASRPELAGARIAVLHGRLSSEEKQAVMARVVAGEVDVLVATTVIEVGVDVPNASVMIVLDAERFGVSQLHQLRGRVGRGTHPGIAFLDTRAVPGSETSQRLEQIAGAADGFALAELDLQHRGAGDLVGDEQSGLGRTLRYLDVLRDVDAIEQARKDARTVVDVDPDLLTHPDLVAAIERRLQDADPDVERS, encoded by the coding sequence ATGAGCAGCAGGCAGAAGCTCCCCCGGCTCACGCCCCAGCTCGCCGCGATCCTGGCCGGCAAGGAGGCCACGGCGATGAAGCAGCTGGGCCTGCTGGACCTGGACACCATGCTCCGCCAGGCCCCGCGCCGCTACGTGACCCCGGCTCCCTTGGAGCACCTGCGCAACGTGCACGTGGGCATGGAGGTCAGCGCCGAGGTGCGGGTGGTCTCGGTGAAGGAGCGCCGGATGCGCAGCCGCCACGGGACCATCCTCGAGGCCCGCGTCACCGACGACACCGACGACATCCCCCTGACCTTCTTCCTCTACAACCCCGGGCAGGTGGCCTGGCATCGACGCAGCCTGGTCCCCGGGAAGCTGCTGATGGTGTGGGGCACCGTGGGCTGGGACAAGATGGGCGACCGCCCACAGATCACCCACCCCCAGTACGAGGAGTTCGAGGACACCGACGCCGGCCGGATCCGGGCGCGCCGCCCGCGCCCCGTGTACCCGCTGCGCAAGAACATTGCCCTTGCCACCGTGCGCAGTGCGATGCGGAAGGCGCTGGACCACGTCGAGAACCTCGAGCAGCCCGTGCCCAGGGAACTTCTGGACAGCCGCGGCATCGACCGCCTGCCCGAGGCGATGCGCCTGCTTCACCAGCCCCTGACCTGGGAGGACGTGGACAGAGGGAAGCGTCACCTGGTGTACGAGGAAGCCTTCGTGCTGCAGACCATCTTCGCGCAGCGCCGGGTGGCCGATGCCCGGACCCCCGCCCCGGCGCTTCGCGCTGAGGGACCCCTGCAGCCCGCCTTCGATCAGCGACTGCCGTTCGAGCTCACCGAGGGGCAGCAGTACGTGGGCCAGGAGATCATCGAACGGCTGGAGCGGGACCACCCCACCAGCGTCCTGCTGCAGGGCGACGTGGGCTCCGGCAAGACGGTCATCGCACTTCGCGCCATGCTGCGGGCCGTGGACTCCGGTCACCAGGCGGCACTGCTGGCCCCCACCGAGGTGCTCGCCGAGCAGCACCACCGCACCATCACCGATCTGCTGGGGGACCTCTCCCGCGCCGGGCAGCTGGACGGCCACGCCGACGCCACCCGGGTGCGGCTGCTCACCGGCTCCCAGCGCACCGCCGAACGACGACGCACTCTTTTGGACGTCACCTCCGGCGAGGCCGGCATCGTAATCGGCACCCATGCGCTGCTCACCGAGTCGGTGGAGTTCGCCTCCCTGGGGCTGGTGGTGATCGACGAGCAGCACCGCTTCGGTGTGGACCACCGACGGCAGCTGCGCACCAAGGGGCCCGGCGGCGCCAGTCCCCACATGGTGGTGATGACCGCCACCCCGATCCCGCGCACGGCCGCACTGGCCACCATGGGCGACCTCGATGTGGTCACCCTGCGCGACCGCCCCGGCATGCGGGCCGGCGTGGAGAGCTTCGTGGTGCACGAGGACCTGCCCAAGTGGGAGCAGCGCATGTGGCAGCGCGCAGGCGAGGAGGTCGCCGCCGGCAGACAGGTGTTCGTGGTGTGCGCCCGCATCGACGAGACGGGCACCGGTGGCGCGGACACCGCTGAGGGGACGACCCCGGATCCCGGACCAGGTGATGAGGCGGGCGCTGATGGCGGGGACACGGCCGGTGCCGGGGGAGCAGGGCCGGAGGGAGTGCTGTTCGACCCCGATGTCGGCCCGGAGGAAGCCCAGCTCCCGGCCCGTGGTGTCACCGAGACAGCGCGGCGGCTGGCCTCCCGTCCGGAGCTGGCCGGCGCCCGGATCGCGGTGCTGCACGGCCGTCTCAGCAGCGAGGAGAAGCAGGCCGTGATGGCCCGCGTGGTCGCAGGCGAGGTGGACGTGCTGGTGGCCACCACAGTGATCGAGGTGGGGGTGGACGTCCCCAACGCCTCGGTGATGATCGTGCTGGACGCCGAGCGCTTCGGCGTCTCCCAGCTGCACCAGCTGCGCGGTCGCGTGGGACGCGGCACCCACCCGGGCATCGCCTTCCTCGACACCCGCGCCGTCCCCGGATCGGAGACCTCGCAGCGCCTGGAACAGATCGCCGGGGCCGCGGACGGATTCGCCCTGGCCGAACTGGACCTCCAGCACCGCGGAGCGGGTGACCTGGTGGGCGATGAGCAGTCGGGCCTGGGCCGTACCCTGCGCTACCTGGACGTACTGCGTGACGTGGACGCCATCGAGCAAGCCCGCAAGGATGCCCGGACGGTGGTGGACGTGGACCCGGACCTGCTCACCCATCCCGACCTCGTGGCTGCCATCGAACGGCGGCTCCAGGACGCCGACCCCGACGTGGAGAGGAGCTGA
- the rpmB gene encoding 50S ribosomal protein L28, whose translation MASTCDICAKGPSFGKSVSHSHRRTSRRWNPNIQSVRTLINGTSKRLNVCTSCLKAGKVQKLGA comes from the coding sequence GTGGCTTCCACGTGTGACATCTGCGCCAAGGGCCCGAGCTTCGGCAAGAGCGTGTCCCACTCTCACCGCCGCACCTCGCGCCGCTGGAACCCGAACATCCAGAGTGTGCGCACCCTGATCAACGGCACCAGCAAGCGTCTGAACGTCTGCACCTCCTGCCTCAAGGCTGGCAAGGTGCAGAAGCTCGGCGCCTGA